In one Neobacillus sp. CF12 genomic region, the following are encoded:
- a CDS encoding DUF2837 family protein: MTVQLIIIIILTIIIHATETLTYGIRLGGIRLKKIAVALSLTGIVLLIARTSNMFQAPIIGVIVDRAKVDPTIDVLAIFHLILFSASIGTLLALFFYPTGARLAMLMIERLEIDGSAIALMKTSNIYKLKRTSSYVRRPRFEMIHILRIGGIPKRIMLINMVVTAIYTTGVLAALYASILNPEHGTTANMATGVVNGFATILLTLLLDPQIALMTERAMNKENGADEIAKTYAWLMIARFFGTLLAHLLLLPSAWFISWVSGIIG; the protein is encoded by the coding sequence TTGACAGTACAATTAATCATTATTATTATCTTAACCATCATTATCCACGCAACCGAGACGCTGACCTATGGAATTCGTTTAGGGGGCATCAGACTAAAGAAAATTGCTGTTGCGTTGTCACTTACTGGGATCGTTTTACTCATTGCTCGTACTTCTAATATGTTTCAAGCTCCCATTATTGGTGTAATCGTTGATAGAGCGAAAGTAGATCCTACCATTGATGTACTAGCGATATTCCATCTCATATTATTTTCAGCTTCAATTGGTACATTGCTCGCACTATTCTTTTATCCAACGGGTGCACGCCTAGCGATGTTAATGATTGAACGCTTGGAAATAGACGGATCGGCCATCGCTTTAATGAAAACATCGAATATTTATAAATTAAAGAGAACAAGTTCATATGTAAGACGTCCAAGGTTTGAAATGATACATATACTTCGGATTGGCGGAATTCCAAAACGCATTATGCTCATTAATATGGTGGTAACTGCCATTTATACCACTGGGGTATTGGCAGCTTTATACGCTTCGATATTAAATCCAGAACACGGTACAACTGCCAACATGGCAACCGGTGTCGTCAATGGATTTGCAACCATTCTTTTAACGCTTTTATTAGACCCTCAAATCGCGTTAATGACCGAACGTGCCATGAATAAAGAAAATGGAGCAGATGAAATAGCGAAGACCTATGCTTGGTTAATGATTGCAAGGTTTTTTGGTACCTTACTCGCCCATCTTTTGCTGCTTCCTTCTGCTTGGTTCATCTCCTGGGTAAGTGGGATCATTGGATAA
- a CDS encoding small multi-drug export protein, whose product MPFLDVFYIIPIGIVLEMSPVAIGIIAFLGNFIMVLVFAMFFRQISEWRNKRREKKGKSKPSKRETRARYIWEKYGLPVFALLSPSLLGTDIAALTALLLGSSKVRVITWMGISLILWSFLMTVGSVYGLQYITWI is encoded by the coding sequence TTGCCTTTTCTGGATGTTTTTTATATTATTCCAATAGGTATTGTGTTGGAGATGTCACCTGTAGCCATTGGGATTATTGCCTTTTTAGGGAATTTTATTATGGTATTAGTATTTGCCATGTTTTTTAGACAAATTTCTGAATGGCGTAACAAACGGAGAGAAAAAAAGGGGAAATCAAAGCCTTCAAAAAGAGAAACTAGAGCCAGATATATTTGGGAGAAATACGGTCTTCCAGTGTTTGCTTTGCTTTCACCATCGTTACTTGGAACAGATATAGCTGCTTTAACAGCCCTATTGCTTGGTTCATCTAAAGTTAGAGTAATCACCTGGATGGGGATCAGTTTAATCCTTTGGTCATTTCTAATGACAGTTGGCTCTGTATACGGACTCCAATACATTACTTGGATATAA
- a CDS encoding aldose 1-epimerase family protein: protein MIVIENDWLQVGIERFGAELRKVTHKKNALDYMWTGDEAYWGRVSPVLFPIVGRLKEDQYQLNGQTYKMSQHGFLRDVEFDVAKQTSTTVSFVFESLGSFAHVYPYEFKAMIQYSLMEDSLIVQWQLLNVNKEEMYFSIGAHPAFKVPLVEKETIEDFHLNFSPAANKKVMEYELKNSLIHEKGTANDLSTIQLTNSLFAHDALIYSNIDKVTLVSNQSNHGVEVICQGFPFVGIWSKYMETDGTIAPFVCIEPWYGIADTYAITGNLKEKFGVNKLDAGETFQAEYTLKFK from the coding sequence ATGATTGTCATTGAAAATGATTGGTTGCAGGTCGGTATTGAAAGATTCGGTGCAGAATTACGTAAAGTGACGCATAAGAAAAATGCGCTGGATTATATGTGGACAGGGGATGAGGCATACTGGGGACGAGTATCTCCTGTCTTATTTCCGATTGTGGGACGGTTAAAGGAAGATCAATATCAATTGAATGGCCAGACCTACAAGATGTCGCAGCATGGCTTTCTGCGTGACGTTGAATTCGATGTGGCTAAGCAGACATCAACAACCGTTTCTTTTGTGTTTGAGTCTCTTGGCTCCTTCGCTCATGTATATCCTTACGAATTTAAAGCGATGATTCAATATAGTCTCATGGAGGACTCGCTGATTGTTCAGTGGCAACTCCTGAATGTAAACAAGGAAGAGATGTATTTTTCCATTGGTGCACATCCTGCATTTAAGGTTCCACTAGTAGAAAAGGAAACCATTGAAGATTTCCATTTGAACTTTTCACCTGCTGCAAATAAGAAGGTGATGGAATATGAGCTAAAGAATTCCCTCATTCATGAGAAAGGGACCGCAAATGATCTTTCAACGATTCAACTCACAAACTCTCTATTTGCCCACGATGCCCTTATTTACAGCAATATCGATAAAGTCACATTGGTATCGAATCAGTCAAATCATGGTGTAGAAGTAATCTGTCAAGGTTTTCCGTTTGTCGGGATTTGGTCGAAATATATGGAAACAGATGGGACAATCGCTCCGTTTGTTTGCATTGAGCCTTGGTACGGCATTGCAGATACATATGCTATAACAGGGAACCTAAAGGAGAAGTTTGGAGTGAATAAGCTTGATGCAGGAGAAACGTTCCAAGCTGAATATACACTGAAATTTAAATAA
- a CDS encoding transposase, whose product MSRKLRVWFPVAKYHITSRGNRRSAIFYDDFDREVYWQYLEEARRNFSFHLHTYCHMTNHIHLQIETIHHHPKDIMKMLNSRYAMYFNKRHRLVGHVFQGSGRYIHLNPVEAKMVKSPKDFRWSSYTAYVDSSITSILTQL is encoded by the coding sequence TTGTCTAGAAAACTGCGAGTTTGGTTTCCGGTGGCGAAGTATCATATTACGAGTCGGGGCAATCGGAGGTCAGCTATTTTTTATGACGATTTTGATCGTGAAGTTTATTGGCAATACCTAGAAGAAGCCCGTCGTAATTTTTCTTTTCATCTCCACACCTATTGTCATATGACCAATCATATTCACCTTCAAATAGAAACCATCCACCACCATCCAAAAGATATAATGAAAATGCTTAATTCAAGATACGCGATGTATTTTAATAAACGGCATCGCCTAGTAGGTCATGTTTTTCAAGGCAGCGGAAGGTATATTCATTTAAACCCTGTAGAAGCAAAAATGGTGAAATCTCCTAAGGACTTTCGGTGGAGTAGCTATACTGCCTATGTCGATTCAAGTATTACCAGTATTCTTACTCAACTTTAA
- a CDS encoding response regulator transcription factor, giving the protein MNILVCDDDKAIVDAIGIYLENEGYQIFKAFDGIEAIEIIDHQEIHLIIMDIMMPRMDGIRATMKIREDNKIPLIMLSAKSEDYDKILGLNIGADDYITKPFNPLELIARVKSQLRRYTTLGGLETKSNVYKTGGLMVDDESKTITVDGDIVHLTPVQYKIVKLLTANAGRVFSIEEIYEKVWNETAFSPENTVTVHIRKIREKIEINPKEPKYLKVVWGVGYKVEKI; this is encoded by the coding sequence ATGAACATATTGGTCTGTGATGATGATAAGGCAATTGTTGATGCGATAGGAATTTACTTAGAAAATGAAGGCTATCAAATATTCAAAGCTTTTGACGGGATAGAGGCCATCGAAATCATCGATCATCAGGAGATCCATCTCATTATTATGGATATTATGATGCCTAGGATGGATGGAATAAGAGCTACCATGAAGATTAGAGAAGATAATAAAATACCATTGATCATGCTTTCGGCCAAATCTGAGGATTATGACAAAATTTTAGGATTAAATATAGGAGCAGATGATTATATAACCAAGCCTTTTAATCCACTAGAGCTAATCGCGAGAGTTAAATCACAGCTGAGAAGATATACAACTTTAGGAGGGCTTGAAACCAAGAGTAATGTATATAAAACGGGGGGACTAATGGTCGATGATGAAAGTAAAACGATAACCGTCGATGGAGATATCGTCCACCTTACACCGGTACAATATAAGATCGTAAAGCTTCTGACTGCAAACGCCGGAAGGGTTTTCTCCATTGAGGAGATTTATGAGAAGGTATGGAATGAAACGGCCTTTAGCCCGGAAAATACGGTAACCGTTCATATAAGAAAAATCAGAGAAAAAATAGAGATTAATCCGAAAGAGCCAAAATATTTGAAGGTGGTGTGGGGAGTTGGATATAAAGTTGAAAAAATATAG
- a CDS encoding HAMP domain-containing sensor histidine kinase, whose protein sequence is MDIKLKKYSHLLTTKIVVFIMMILCFTGIIKAFVEVEIVNDGDFGIVFEEDYFHSSAYVRESETIIAELTRLLTEYKSEEHILKGGTISEDELRSEEEKLYSDFQVNSRNYNPNLGETENYEKFKAEYADKISLARDRLIKNELREFHSIVQNLEEIENPLYYGSDGVNVYTNRTQVEKEQYKTYPSYLVFDGYKREIYPKEIEENEHFYQIDERIEELDPESQVVYVAFTKEFLTSKMNEWKDHKETATKSFYQFLAFLGGFILFFLYLVLVIGRNSFTDKEVHSNPLDKIYNDINLVLCMCLIALWVGLVDSVNIENMDVLVFPITLPIAAAGFALVLSQVRHFKNKTFLKHTLIFRLIYMLVTFVRNVYDSGSVGVKTVLLVIGYPLLVAATFFMFPVTLGIAAWFAFKRVKSFTAIQEGVAQIKDGDIQHSIDVGGKGEFAKLASNINSITDGLKKAVNSELKSERLKTELITNVSHDIRTPLTSIITYVDLLKREKDPSKIEQYIDVLDQKSKRLKILTDDLFDAAKASSGNIPVHLTQIDIVSLVTQGLGELNDKIEDSELEFKLNPPKDKVFVTADGKLLWRSIENVLSNIFKYAIKGSRVYIDIEDTGNDILLTFKNISAYELNISADELMERFKRGDESRSSNGSGLGLSIAKSLIEIQKGKFTIQVDGDLFKSMISLPKYKNKNA, encoded by the coding sequence TTGGATATAAAGTTGAAAAAATATAGTCACTTACTGACAACGAAGATTGTTGTTTTTATCATGATGATTCTCTGTTTTACAGGTATCATCAAAGCATTTGTAGAGGTTGAAATCGTTAATGATGGAGATTTTGGGATCGTTTTTGAAGAAGACTACTTTCATAGCAGTGCATACGTACGGGAAAGTGAAACGATTATCGCCGAGCTAACCCGGCTGTTAACGGAATATAAGAGTGAGGAACATATCTTAAAAGGTGGGACGATTAGCGAGGATGAATTAAGAAGTGAAGAAGAAAAATTATATTCGGATTTTCAAGTAAATTCCAGAAATTATAATCCTAATTTAGGTGAAACGGAAAACTATGAAAAGTTTAAAGCCGAGTATGCAGATAAGATCTCTTTGGCAAGGGATAGACTGATCAAGAATGAATTAAGAGAATTTCATTCCATTGTACAAAATCTAGAAGAGATTGAAAACCCTTTGTATTATGGCAGTGACGGTGTAAATGTCTATACGAACCGTACCCAGGTTGAAAAAGAACAGTATAAAACCTATCCTTCATATCTCGTGTTTGATGGTTATAAAAGAGAGATTTATCCAAAGGAAATAGAAGAGAATGAGCACTTCTATCAAATTGACGAAAGAATAGAAGAATTGGATCCAGAAAGCCAAGTTGTGTATGTTGCTTTTACGAAGGAGTTTTTAACTTCTAAAATGAATGAGTGGAAAGATCATAAAGAAACCGCCACAAAAAGTTTTTATCAATTTTTAGCGTTTTTAGGAGGATTTATCCTTTTCTTTCTATATTTAGTACTCGTGATTGGGAGGAACTCATTTACAGACAAAGAAGTACACTCTAACCCACTAGATAAAATATATAATGATATAAATCTGGTGCTATGCATGTGCCTAATCGCTCTTTGGGTTGGCCTAGTGGACAGTGTCAATATCGAAAATATGGATGTATTGGTCTTTCCGATTACGCTCCCGATTGCAGCAGCAGGGTTTGCGCTTGTTCTATCACAGGTGAGGCATTTCAAGAACAAAACGTTCTTAAAGCATACCTTGATCTTTAGGCTGATTTATATGTTGGTTACATTTGTGAGAAATGTCTATGATAGCGGAAGTGTTGGGGTAAAGACTGTATTATTAGTTATCGGATATCCATTATTGGTTGCGGCGACGTTTTTCATGTTTCCGGTAACCCTGGGAATTGCAGCTTGGTTTGCCTTTAAGCGGGTCAAGTCGTTTACTGCCATACAAGAAGGAGTAGCGCAAATAAAGGATGGAGATATCCAGCATAGCATCGATGTGGGGGGAAAGGGAGAGTTTGCAAAACTTGCCTCCAATATAAACAGTATCACGGATGGGTTGAAAAAAGCAGTTAACAGTGAACTCAAAAGTGAGCGTTTAAAAACCGAACTCATCACCAATGTGTCTCATGACATTCGAACACCTTTGACTTCAATTATCACCTATGTTGATCTATTGAAAAGAGAAAAGGATCCTTCAAAGATAGAACAATATATCGATGTACTGGATCAAAAATCGAAAAGGCTAAAGATACTAACAGATGATTTGTTTGATGCAGCAAAGGCTTCGAGCGGAAATATTCCGGTTCATTTAACACAAATCGATATCGTATCTTTAGTTACTCAAGGTTTAGGAGAACTTAATGATAAAATTGAAGACTCGGAGTTGGAATTTAAGTTAAATCCTCCTAAGGATAAGGTATTTGTTACAGCTGATGGAAAACTTTTGTGGAGGTCCATCGAGAATGTATTATCCAATATATTCAAATATGCTATCAAAGGGTCGCGGGTCTACATCGATATCGAAGATACAGGGAACGATATTCTTCTCACCTTCAAGAACATTTCAGCGTATGAGTTAAATATTTCAGCAGACGAATTAATGGAGCGTTTTAAAAGAGGGGATGAATCTAGATCTAGTAATGGAAGCGGGTTGGGGCTATCGATTGCGAAAAGCCTCATTGAAATCCAAAAGGGGAAATTCACCATTCAAGTCGATGGAGATTTATTTAAGTCGATGATCTCTTTACCTAAATATAAAAATAAAAATGCGTGA
- a CDS encoding VWA domain-containing protein, with amino-acid sequence MKRPSRNLWKIIMKGSMAVAMVSSLSLFGAGPIAGATSSNVTGNSSVSPEFIKCEESTVVTMNLTGQAGITQNPVDVTLVLDRSGSMAGTPMTSLKSAANKFIDIIDEESDGQKDGSIGNGSRVGIVSFAESAAVNQPLSTNATNLKSAVNSLNAVGNTNHESAFQAAKSQLSASVPTNKKIIIMFTDGQTTVGGNPSDDATAAKAAGMEIYSIGLGSVNVSQLNNWATDPDAKYVFITPDPTKLDEIFKGIGAAIVTPAATNISIHSKVNSNFTISNISTNKGTSQGSGNDIEWAIPTLSSETVSLTYTITHNGSGDGDFQVNDLVTYSDAKGQQVNFQSPVVHVTGCDTQPPVTEAILTAEEDCEQDGWYNKDVSLTLNATDDKSGVDRTEYLVTFNGQTDGTWKTYGSPVTFSEEGTYEIKYKSLDKAGNIEVEKSVSFNIDKTKPTVDLKLDRTVLWAPNHKLVPIKVTIDANDLGSGIKSIQLVSITSNEDENGLGDGNTKPDYADAEFGTDDRAFKLRAERSGLGEDRVYTITYKVEDEACNETIATATVTVPHDQSK; translated from the coding sequence ATGAAAAGACCTTCTAGAAATTTATGGAAAATCATCATGAAAGGCAGTATGGCGGTGGCAATGGTATCTTCTTTGTCCTTGTTCGGCGCGGGTCCTATAGCCGGGGCAACTTCTTCCAATGTAACCGGTAATAGTAGTGTGTCACCTGAGTTTATTAAGTGTGAGGAATCAACTGTTGTAACGATGAATCTTACAGGGCAAGCAGGAATTACCCAAAATCCAGTGGATGTTACGCTGGTGCTAGACCGTTCAGGAAGTATGGCTGGGACTCCGATGACTAGCTTGAAGTCTGCTGCGAATAAGTTTATCGATATTATCGATGAAGAGTCAGACGGACAGAAGGATGGATCAATTGGAAACGGGAGTCGTGTGGGTATTGTAAGTTTTGCTGAAAGTGCTGCGGTTAATCAGCCATTATCAACAAATGCAACTAATTTAAAGAGCGCGGTTAATAGTTTAAATGCAGTCGGCAATACAAACCATGAATCAGCTTTTCAGGCGGCTAAATCGCAATTAAGTGCTTCTGTACCGACCAATAAAAAGATTATCATTATGTTTACTGATGGACAGACGACAGTAGGCGGAAACCCTTCAGATGATGCAACAGCTGCAAAAGCGGCGGGAATGGAGATTTATTCTATTGGATTAGGAAGCGTAAACGTAAGTCAGTTAAACAATTGGGCTACTGACCCAGACGCCAAGTATGTGTTCATTACACCAGATCCAACCAAACTGGATGAAATATTTAAAGGGATAGGTGCAGCTATTGTAACTCCGGCTGCAACAAACATTTCCATTCATTCTAAGGTAAATAGTAATTTCACCATATCCAATATAAGTACTAATAAAGGAACATCCCAAGGATCTGGAAACGATATAGAGTGGGCTATCCCTACTTTAAGTTCTGAGACCGTTTCACTAACGTATACCATAACACATAATGGCAGCGGGGATGGGGATTTTCAGGTTAATGACCTTGTAACCTACTCGGATGCAAAAGGGCAGCAGGTTAATTTCCAAAGCCCTGTTGTACATGTTACCGGCTGTGACACGCAACCACCTGTCACAGAGGCGATTCTTACAGCTGAAGAAGACTGTGAGCAGGACGGCTGGTACAATAAGGATGTTAGTTTAACGTTAAATGCTACGGATGATAAGTCTGGAGTTGATCGAACAGAATATCTCGTAACATTCAATGGGCAAACGGATGGAACATGGAAGACATATGGATCGCCAGTAACTTTTAGCGAAGAAGGCACCTACGAAATTAAGTACAAAAGCCTTGATAAAGCGGGCAACATAGAGGTTGAAAAATCGGTTTCATTTAACATTGATAAAACGAAACCGACAGTTGATCTAAAACTTGACCGAACGGTTCTTTGGGCGCCTAATCACAAACTCGTTCCAATTAAGGTGACAATTGATGCAAATGACCTAGGTTCAGGCATTAAATCCATTCAACTGGTTTCAATTACAAGCAATGAAGATGAAAATGGACTTGGTGATGGCAATACAAAACCTGATTATGCAGACGCTGAGTTTGGAACTGACGACAGAGCTTTTAAACTACGTGCGGAAAGATCAGGTCTTGGTGAAGATAGAGTGTATACAATTACGTATAAAGTAGAGGACGAAGCATGTAATGAAACCATTGCAACAGCAACCGTAACGGTTCCTCATGATCAATCAAAATAA
- a CDS encoding class I SAM-dependent methyltransferase: protein MKQNKYDDPTFFSAYEQMTRSVKGLEGAGEWHILKELIPDLKDKKVLDLGCGFGWHCRYAREQQASSVIGIDISNKMIQRAREMTNDPLISYKQEPIEDIDFSNSQFNVVISSLAFHYIKSFKTICEKVYDCLMPGGSFIFSVEHPIFTSRNEQDWYYDDQGNRLHWPVDNYQTEGVRETTFLNENVTKYHRTISTYLNDLIYTGFIIRAVKESVPSDEMLKSIPGMKDETRRPMFLMISAEKENS, encoded by the coding sequence ATGAAACAAAATAAATATGATGATCCAACTTTCTTTTCTGCGTATGAACAAATGACACGATCAGTTAAAGGACTTGAAGGTGCTGGAGAATGGCATATATTAAAAGAACTAATCCCAGATCTTAAAGATAAAAAGGTACTCGATTTAGGTTGCGGCTTCGGTTGGCATTGCCGATATGCTCGTGAGCAGCAAGCAAGCTCTGTAATCGGTATAGATATATCTAATAAAATGATCCAAAGAGCCCGCGAAATGACAAATGATCCTTTAATTTCGTATAAACAAGAGCCAATTGAAGACATCGATTTTTCAAACTCCCAATTTAATGTGGTCATCAGTTCGTTGGCTTTTCACTATATTAAGTCGTTTAAAACAATCTGCGAAAAAGTTTATGATTGTCTAATGCCTGGGGGAAGCTTCATTTTCTCAGTTGAACATCCAATTTTTACTTCTCGAAATGAACAAGATTGGTATTATGATGACCAAGGGAATCGTCTGCATTGGCCAGTAGACAACTATCAAACAGAAGGAGTGCGTGAAACAACATTCTTAAATGAGAATGTTACAAAATACCATCGTACGATTTCAACATATTTAAATGACTTAATTTACACTGGTTTTATTATAAGAGCAGTTAAGGAATCAGTTCCTTCTGATGAAATGTTAAAAAGTATTCCTGGAATGAAAGATGAGACCCGAAGACCTATGTTTTTAATGATCTCGGCAGAAAAAGAAAATAGCTGA
- a CDS encoding PxKF domain-containing protein encodes MKKISFRNVLSKKALSAVTALAISGLVPAGIALAGELDITSELVASSSNVYVEQGAIQSFNLIVKSDGNVTNANVTLPTKFTIAENGNITTSNSDTVNLAGKDDSEIVPVTIQVDSNLQPGTYSYTFNSADVSFTNINTTGAKLENKSVDTITFVVTKKQVLDTAAPVVTAIPDRDANTNGWYNQNVNVNFLAVDEEGGSGILPGSVSAPVTFSTDGTHTITGTASDIAGNIGTSSPITIKLDKTIPTISGNPDRQANSFGWYKDDVTVSFDADDALSGVASVTGNQTLGEGANQSVTGTATDYAGNTSAPATVSGINIDKTAPTINGSTNLTPNSAGWYNQDVTVSFYANDSLSGVASVTGEQTLGEGANQSVTGNATDKAGNNQSATVSGINIDKTAPIISGSPDREANLNGWYNDDVVVTFTAKDNLSGVASFTQPVTLSEDGLNNYATGTATDYAGNTSTPATVSGLKIDKTKPVITIGGLTLENDGVVSSIGTFTLNQLATWSASDTLSGLATEDSGTLNTATVGLHTKTLTATDKAGNTFEKTIVYNVVYNFGGVLQPINSNGSSIFKAGSTIPVKFQLTNAQGTFVSTANATISVKKVTNTVLGTNYEDVPVISTPNSGNTFRYDFSASQYIYNLSTKGLSSGSYMITIDLHDGSEAKMVCFSLK; translated from the coding sequence ATGAAGAAAATCAGTTTTAGAAATGTATTAAGCAAAAAGGCCCTAAGTGCAGTTACTGCGTTGGCAATTTCAGGTTTGGTCCCAGCAGGAATTGCTTTAGCTGGTGAACTTGATATTACTTCTGAATTAGTTGCATCATCTTCTAATGTATATGTGGAACAAGGAGCAATCCAATCTTTTAATCTTATTGTAAAGTCGGATGGTAATGTGACAAATGCGAACGTTACTTTACCTACCAAATTTACAATAGCTGAAAATGGGAATATCACTACGAGCAATTCAGATACAGTAAACCTAGCTGGTAAGGACGATTCTGAAATTGTTCCTGTAACTATTCAAGTTGATTCTAACTTACAACCAGGAACATATTCATATACTTTTAATAGCGCTGATGTTTCCTTCACTAATATTAATACCACAGGAGCAAAGTTGGAAAATAAATCGGTTGATACTATTACTTTTGTTGTAACCAAGAAACAAGTACTAGATACAGCTGCTCCAGTAGTCACCGCTATTCCTGATAGGGATGCAAACACAAATGGCTGGTATAACCAAAATGTAAACGTTAACTTTCTTGCCGTTGATGAGGAAGGTGGTTCAGGTATTTTGCCAGGCTCAGTATCTGCACCTGTTACTTTTTCTACAGATGGAACCCATACTATCACAGGTACAGCAAGTGATATAGCTGGAAATATAGGTACTTCTTCACCAATTACAATAAAGCTTGATAAAACCATTCCTACTATTTCAGGAAACCCTGATAGACAAGCAAATTCTTTCGGTTGGTATAAGGATGATGTAACAGTTAGCTTTGATGCTGATGATGCATTATCTGGTGTAGCAAGTGTTACTGGTAACCAAACTCTTGGTGAAGGTGCAAATCAATCTGTTACTGGAACTGCAACAGACTATGCAGGTAACACGAGTGCTCCAGCAACTGTTTCTGGTATCAATATTGATAAGACTGCTCCTACTATTAACGGTAGCACAAACCTCACTCCGAATTCAGCAGGTTGGTACAATCAGGATGTAACAGTTAGCTTTTATGCGAACGATTCATTATCTGGTGTAGCAAGTGTTACAGGTGAACAAACTCTTGGTGAAGGTGCAAACCAATCTGTTACTGGTAATGCCACTGATAAGGCAGGGAATAATCAATCAGCAACTGTTTCTGGTATCAATATTGATAAAACTGCCCCTATAATTTCAGGAAGCCCTGATAGGGAAGCTAACTTAAACGGTTGGTATAATGATGACGTTGTTGTTACGTTTACTGCAAAAGATAACTTATCTGGTGTAGCAAGTTTCACACAGCCTGTTACCCTCAGTGAAGACGGTTTAAACAACTATGCTACCGGTACTGCAACAGACTATGCGGGTAATACTAGTACCCCAGCAACCGTATCTGGTCTAAAAATAGATAAGACAAAACCTGTCATTACTATTGGTGGTCTTACTCTTGAAAACGATGGAGTTGTTTCAAGCATTGGTACTTTTACGCTCAACCAACTTGCTACATGGTCTGCATCAGATACATTATCTGGTCTTGCAACTGAAGATAGCGGTACACTAAATACGGCAACAGTTGGTTTACACACCAAAACATTAACAGCAACCGACAAGGCTGGGAATACATTTGAAAAGACCATCGTATATAACGTTGTTTACAATTTCGGCGGTGTTCTACAACCAATTAACAGCAATGGTTCAAGCATATTTAAGGCTGGAAGCACAATCCCTGTGAAATTCCAATTAACAAATGCCCAGGGAACGTTTGTATCAACTGCTAATGCTACCATTTCGGTTAAAAAAGTAACAAATACAGTATTGGGTACTAATTACGAGGATGTACCTGTCATTAGTACACCTAATTCTGGGAATACTTTTAGATATGACTTTTCAGCTAGCCAATACATCTATAACCTAAGCACTAAGGGCTTATCATCAGGTTCATACATGATTACTATTGATCTACATGATGGATCTGAAGCTAAAATGGTTTGCTTTAGTTTAAAATAA